Proteins encoded within one genomic window of Lysinibacillus louembei:
- a CDS encoding MoeB/ThiF family adenylyltransferase, producing the protein MQDRYSRQQLFQPIGQLGQQQLQQKHVLIVGVGALGSASAEALVRAGIGKLTLVDRDYVEWSNLQRQQLYTEQDACNKIPKVIAAQQRLQQINRDVLIDVHIVDAHTEQFVALLDGVDVIMDATDNFDIRFFLNDLAQKHQIPWVYGSCVGSYGATYTIIPSVTPCLHCLLSVIPNTGATCDTVGIISPTVQIVAAYQVAEILKILVGNMTALRKSYLTFDVWQNQHYEINVDKVRKHDCPSCGTNPTYPYLSYENQTKLEVLCGRDAVQIRPSQRIHYDLQQLAEKLQHHGDIQQNPYLLSCQTTDYRFVLFQDGRVVIHGVQDIQQAKSIYYRFLG; encoded by the coding sequence ATGCAAGATAGATATTCAAGACAACAATTATTTCAGCCCATTGGACAACTTGGGCAACAGCAGCTCCAGCAAAAGCATGTGCTGATTGTTGGTGTTGGCGCGTTAGGTAGTGCGAGTGCAGAAGCACTTGTACGTGCGGGCATTGGTAAGCTGACATTAGTTGACCGTGATTATGTAGAATGGAGCAATTTGCAAAGGCAGCAGCTTTATACAGAGCAAGACGCTTGTAATAAAATACCGAAAGTGATTGCAGCGCAGCAACGCTTACAGCAAATTAATCGCGATGTGCTGATTGATGTACATATTGTAGATGCACATACAGAGCAGTTTGTAGCATTGTTGGATGGCGTAGATGTCATAATGGATGCAACAGATAATTTCGATATTCGCTTTTTCCTGAATGACCTTGCGCAAAAGCATCAAATACCGTGGGTGTATGGCTCTTGTGTTGGCAGCTATGGTGCTACCTATACGATTATACCAAGCGTTACACCTTGCTTACATTGCTTATTATCCGTTATACCAAATACAGGGGCAACTTGTGATACAGTTGGTATTATTAGCCCAACAGTGCAAATCGTAGCAGCCTATCAAGTGGCAGAGATATTAAAGATTTTAGTAGGCAATATGACAGCTTTACGCAAAAGCTATTTAACGTTTGATGTTTGGCAAAACCAGCATTATGAAATCAATGTGGATAAAGTAAGGAAGCACGATTGCCCATCCTGTGGCACAAATCCAACATATCCATATTTATCCTATGAAAATCAAACAAAGCTGGAAGTATTATGTGGCCGCGATGCTGTGCAAATTCGTCCGTCCCAACGAATTCACTATGACTTGCAGCAACTCGCAGAAAAACTTCAACATCATGGAGATATCCAGCAAAATCCATATTTGCTTTCCTGTCAAACAACAGATTATCGCTTTGTACTGTTTCAAGATGGGCGAGTTGTCATTCATGGTGTGCAAGACATTCAACAAGCGAAAAGCATTTACTATCGTTTTTTAGGATAA
- a CDS encoding molybdopterin molybdotransferase MoeA, producing the protein MIEQRKPIAVAEAVQRVMNYAYQARTETIPLQQAYGRFLAEDIAADQDVPAFDRSPYDGYAIRSMDSEGANAEKPAIFQVVGEIGAGYVYDGIVGERQAVRIMTGAMIPQGCDAVVMLEITQSFEQNGQAYMSLKRQIQAGTNISYKGEDIQKDAILITKGQYINPGVVALLATFGYPHVMVFKKPIIGVIATGSELLEPDEALQAGKIRNSNAYMVMAQIERAGATAKYFGQLSDNLELCIQAVQEALQEVDILITTGGVSVGDYDYLPAIYEAIGAEVLFNKVAMRPGSVTTVAMRDGQLLYGLSGNPSACYVGFELFARPIIRTAFHNPRPHLRREQAVLGADFPKPNPFTRFVRAMVSFQNGQLVAVPCGFDKSSAVSSLEGANAFIVLPGGSRGYEKGMQVVVLLLEDTQGSEWPWDSIEKSYRL; encoded by the coding sequence ATGATAGAACAAAGAAAGCCGATTGCAGTAGCAGAGGCTGTGCAACGTGTCATGAATTATGCGTATCAAGCACGAACAGAAACGATTCCATTACAGCAAGCTTATGGACGTTTTTTAGCAGAAGATATTGCGGCTGACCAAGATGTCCCTGCCTTTGACCGCTCTCCTTATGATGGCTATGCAATACGCTCGATGGATAGTGAGGGAGCGAATGCTGAAAAGCCCGCTATTTTCCAAGTTGTAGGTGAGATTGGTGCAGGCTATGTTTATGATGGCATCGTCGGTGAGCGACAAGCAGTACGCATTATGACAGGGGCCATGATTCCACAGGGCTGTGATGCTGTTGTCATGCTCGAAATTACACAAAGCTTTGAGCAAAATGGGCAAGCCTATATGTCGCTGAAACGACAAATACAAGCAGGTACTAATATTTCTTACAAAGGCGAAGATATTCAAAAGGATGCTATTTTAATCACAAAAGGGCAGTATATTAATCCAGGTGTTGTGGCCTTATTAGCTACATTCGGTTATCCTCATGTAATGGTTTTTAAAAAGCCAATTATCGGTGTGATTGCAACTGGCAGTGAATTATTAGAGCCAGATGAAGCATTGCAAGCTGGTAAAATTCGCAATAGCAATGCGTATATGGTGATGGCGCAAATAGAACGCGCAGGAGCAACGGCAAAATATTTTGGACAATTAAGCGATAATTTGGAGCTATGCATTCAAGCTGTGCAAGAGGCTTTACAGGAAGTAGATATATTGATTACTACGGGCGGTGTATCTGTTGGTGATTATGATTATTTACCAGCGATTTATGAGGCAATTGGCGCAGAGGTGTTGTTTAATAAAGTAGCAATGCGCCCAGGCAGTGTGACGACAGTGGCAATGCGTGATGGACAGCTACTATACGGTTTATCAGGCAATCCATCTGCTTGTTATGTCGGCTTTGAGCTATTTGCACGCCCGATTATTCGCACAGCCTTTCACAATCCACGGCCTCATTTACGACGTGAGCAGGCGGTATTAGGTGCTGATTTTCCAAAGCCGAACCCATTTACGCGCTTTGTACGTGCAATGGTTTCCTTCCAAAATGGGCAACTAGTAGCTGTACCTTGTGGCTTTGATAAATCAAGTGCCGTATCTTCACTAGAAGGAGCTAATGCCTTTATTGTGCTGCCAGGCGGTTCGCGTGGCTATGAGAAAGGAATGCAAGTGGTCGTTTTATTATTAGAAGATACGCAAGGAAGTGAATGGCCTTGGGACAGCATCGAAAAATCCTACAGATTGTAG